A window from Thiomonas sp. FB-Cd encodes these proteins:
- a CDS encoding thymidylate synthase: MSPNIPTPFEDLLRTVLSHGVDKEDRTGTGTRSIFGAQLRFDLRLGFPLVTTKKVHLKSIIVELLWFLRGDSNVRYLHEHGVTIWDEWARADGELGPVYGVQWRAWPTPDGRHVDQIAQLIQGLKRNPDSRRHLVSAWNVGQLGEMALPPCHLLFQFYVGPPERPGGRPLLSCQLYQRSADLFLGVPFNIASYALLTHMVAQQCDMEVADFIWTGGDCHIYHNHFEQVRLQLSRPPYPAPSLRFKRRPPSMFDYALDDIEVVDYRHHPAIKAPVAV, from the coding sequence ATGTCTCCCAACATCCCCACCCCCTTTGAGGACCTGCTGCGCACAGTGCTAAGTCACGGCGTTGACAAAGAGGACCGTACCGGTACCGGTACGCGCAGCATTTTTGGCGCGCAGCTTCGCTTTGACCTCCGGCTTGGTTTTCCGCTCGTCACGACCAAGAAGGTGCACCTCAAGAGCATCATCGTTGAATTGCTCTGGTTTCTACGCGGCGACAGCAACGTACGCTACTTGCACGAGCATGGCGTGACGATCTGGGATGAATGGGCGCGGGCAGATGGGGAACTGGGCCCGGTGTACGGAGTGCAATGGCGCGCTTGGCCTACGCCCGACGGGCGCCACGTCGATCAAATCGCCCAGCTTATCCAGGGCCTCAAGCGCAACCCCGATTCGCGCCGCCATCTCGTGAGCGCTTGGAACGTAGGCCAACTCGGGGAGATGGCGCTTCCACCATGCCATCTCTTGTTCCAGTTCTATGTGGGGCCGCCAGAACGCCCCGGCGGAAGGCCGCTGCTAAGTTGCCAGCTCTATCAGCGCAGCGCGGACCTTTTCCTGGGTGTGCCGTTCAATATTGCAAGCTATGCGCTGCTTACGCACATGGTGGCCCAGCAATGCGACATGGAGGTGGCCGATTTCATCTGGACCGGTGGAGACTGCCACATTTATCACAATCATTTTGAACAGGTGCGGCTACAGCTCTCGCGCCCACCATACCCAGCGCCCAGCCTGCGGTTCAAGCGCCGTCCGCCCAGCATGTTCGACTATGCCCTGGACGACATTGAGGTGGTGGATTACCGGCACCACCCGGCAATCAAGGCCCCGGTCGCCGTTTGA
- a CDS encoding ABC transporter permease: MKAQRGLMFWMFWLAASVVLAFISLPLLALLLRPSLGQLREAAMHAGIRDSFFVSLEGAGLATLLSMLLGVPLAYVLARQQFRGKTIVQAIVDLPLTIPHTIAGIALLLVFSRNGWLGPAAAQIGLSFWGTFAGVVLAMAYVGLPYAVNASMVGFDAIDPRLEKAARSLGAGPWETFAKVSLPLAWRGVMTGLTLCFARAIGEFAAVVLLAYYPMSAPVKIYELFLQAGLNESVAASVLFLIIVLGLFWILRLLAYGRRIERTAQR, from the coding sequence ATGAAGGCCCAGCGCGGTCTGATGTTCTGGATGTTTTGGCTAGCCGCCAGTGTGGTGCTCGCCTTCATCAGCCTGCCTCTGCTGGCGCTGCTGTTGCGGCCCTCGCTCGGTCAGCTGCGCGAGGCGGCCATGCACGCGGGCATTCGCGACTCTTTTTTTGTCAGTCTTGAAGGCGCTGGGCTTGCGACACTCTTGTCCATGCTTCTGGGCGTGCCGCTCGCTTATGTGCTGGCGCGCCAGCAGTTTCGCGGCAAGACTATCGTGCAAGCAATCGTCGATTTACCACTGACGATCCCCCACACCATTGCGGGCATCGCGCTGCTGCTTGTGTTTTCGCGCAATGGGTGGCTGGGGCCAGCCGCAGCGCAAATTGGGCTGTCGTTCTGGGGCACGTTCGCCGGTGTGGTCCTAGCCATGGCCTACGTTGGCCTGCCTTATGCTGTGAATGCTTCGATGGTGGGCTTTGATGCCATTGATCCCCGCCTGGAAAAGGCGGCTCGAAGCTTGGGGGCGGGGCCCTGGGAAACCTTCGCGAAGGTGAGCCTGCCATTGGCTTGGCGCGGCGTGATGACGGGTTTGACGCTTTGTTTTGCGCGCGCCATCGGCGAATTCGCCGCCGTCGTCCTCCTCGCCTACTATCCGATGAGCGCTCCGGTGAAAATCTATGAGCTGTTTTTGCAGGCCGGCCTCAATGAGTCGGTTGCAGCGTCTGTACTGTTCTTGATCATCGTGCTCGGGCTTTTCTGGATTCTGCGCTTGCTGGCCTATGGACGCCGCATCGAACGCACTGCCCA
- the pmbA gene encoding metalloprotease PmbA, with product MGQFAYTKSQFQDLAALALQEAQNAGATDAAVEISEGQGLSVNVRRGEIEQVEHNTDKGLDITVYAGLRKGHANTSDFSPEAIRRTALAAFDIARYTAEDECAGLPEPGLLAKSVRDPLLYHHWNVDVQAAAELARRAEDAAFATDRRIHNSEGASVSAQHMHFVLANTRGFSNGYASSRHSLSCVPIAGRGNDMQRDYWYSSKRNPAQLARPEVVGRYAAERALSRLRARKLPTGQYPVLFEAPLAAGLIGSLVHAASGGTLYRKASFLVDHLGKPVMAAHLDLVEDPKIPDGMGSAPFDDEGVRTRARRVVKAGRLEGYFLSSYSGRKLGMPTTGNAGGPHNLTLTSGLTQSGDDLPAMLRKLHRGLFVIELMGHGINYVTGDYSRGVMGFWVDGGAIQYPVQEITIAGNLRSMFLGIAAVGSDVYQSGSRRTGSILVDGMTVAGS from the coding sequence GTGGGCCAATTCGCATACACCAAATCTCAATTTCAAGATCTTGCCGCGCTGGCGCTTCAGGAGGCTCAAAACGCGGGTGCCACCGATGCGGCCGTAGAAATCTCGGAGGGCCAGGGTCTGAGCGTGAACGTGCGCCGCGGAGAAATCGAGCAGGTCGAGCACAATACGGACAAGGGGTTGGACATCACGGTCTACGCAGGGCTGCGCAAGGGTCACGCCAATACCTCGGACTTTTCGCCGGAGGCCATCCGCCGTACTGCATTGGCTGCATTTGATATAGCCCGTTACACGGCTGAGGACGAATGCGCGGGCCTTCCGGAGCCGGGCCTGTTGGCCAAGTCGGTGCGGGATCCTCTGCTCTACCACCATTGGAACGTGGACGTGCAAGCGGCGGCGGAACTTGCGCGCCGCGCGGAAGATGCAGCCTTTGCCACGGACCGCCGCATCCATAACAGCGAGGGTGCGAGCGTCTCGGCCCAACACATGCACTTTGTGCTGGCGAACACCCGTGGGTTTTCCAATGGCTATGCAAGCAGTCGCCACAGCCTGTCGTGCGTGCCCATTGCTGGCCGCGGCAATGATATGCAACGCGACTACTGGTACAGCAGCAAGCGCAATCCGGCTCAGCTGGCGCGCCCGGAGGTCGTGGGCCGATATGCTGCGGAGCGGGCGCTGTCGCGTCTGCGCGCGCGCAAGTTACCAACGGGGCAATATCCAGTGCTGTTTGAGGCGCCTCTAGCCGCCGGGCTTATCGGCTCGCTTGTGCACGCGGCGAGCGGCGGAACGCTGTACCGCAAGGCATCTTTTCTGGTCGATCATCTAGGCAAGCCAGTGATGGCTGCACACCTTGACTTGGTGGAAGACCCGAAAATTCCCGATGGCATGGGCTCGGCACCCTTCGATGATGAAGGCGTCCGTACTCGCGCCCGGCGTGTGGTGAAGGCAGGTCGCCTGGAGGGTTACTTCTTGTCCAGCTATTCCGGGCGCAAGCTCGGCATGCCCACAACCGGCAACGCTGGTGGCCCTCATAATCTGACGCTGACGAGTGGGCTCACGCAATCGGGCGATGACCTGCCAGCCATGCTGCGCAAACTGCATCGTGGCTTGTTCGTGATCGAGCTCATGGGTCATGGCATCAACTACGTCACTGGTGATTACTCGCGCGGCGTCATGGGGTTCTGGGTGGATGGCGGTGCCATTCAATATCCTGTGCAGGAAATCACCATCGCCGGCAACCTTCGCAGCATGTTCCTCGGTATTGCAGCTGTCGGCAGTGACGTGTATCAAAGCGGAAGCCGTCGAACTGGATCCATTCTTGTCGATGGCATGACGGTGGCCGGCAGTTGA
- the thrS gene encoding threonine--tRNA ligase: MFQITLPDGSRRQFDGAVSLSEIAASIGPGLAKAAIAGKVDGRLVDLGTTLDRDAHIAIVTDKDPEGLEIIRHSTAHLLAYAVKELFPEAQVTIGPVIDNGFYYDFAYKRPFTPEDLPAIESKMVELASRDEPVVRRVLPRNEAVAYFKSLGEHYKAEIIADIPAGEDVSIYAEGGFTDLCRGPHVPSTGKLKVFKLTKVAGAYWRGDHRNAQLQRIYGTAWARKEDQAAYLQRLEEAEQRDHRRLGKELDLFHFQEEAPGLAFWHPKGWALWQAVEQYMRSVYRQSGYQEVRAPQVLDVSLWKRSGHWDNYAENMFFTESEKRQYALKPMNCPGHVQIFNAGLRSYRDLPIRYGEFGACHRNEPSGALHGLLRVRGFTQDDGHIFCTEDQIESEVTAFHRQAMQVYADFGFTDIDLKIALRPDKRIGDEDVWDKAEGALRAALNACGVAWTELPGEGAFYGPKIEYHMKDSIGRAWQVGTMQVDFMMPERLDASYVDERSSRRRPVMLHRAIVGSMERFIGVLIEHHAGALPIWLAPLQAVVLSITEESAAYAAEVTQELKKQGLRVDCDLRNEKITYKIREHSLQKIPYLLVVGGKERESQAVAVRARGNKDLGVLPLSEFCQRALKEVADLQ, translated from the coding sequence ATGTTTCAAATTACGCTTCCCGACGGATCGCGGCGCCAGTTCGATGGCGCTGTCAGTCTGTCCGAAATAGCTGCGTCCATCGGTCCCGGCCTTGCCAAGGCGGCCATCGCGGGCAAGGTCGACGGCCGTCTGGTGGACCTTGGCACGACGCTGGACCGTGATGCGCATATCGCGATTGTCACGGACAAGGACCCGGAGGGGTTGGAAATCATTCGCCACTCCACGGCACATTTGCTGGCGTACGCAGTCAAAGAGCTGTTCCCTGAAGCGCAGGTCACCATCGGCCCGGTGATCGACAACGGCTTTTATTACGACTTTGCCTACAAGCGACCCTTCACGCCCGAGGATCTCCCGGCCATCGAGTCCAAGATGGTGGAGCTTGCATCACGCGATGAACCCGTGGTGCGCCGAGTGCTTCCTCGCAACGAGGCGGTGGCGTATTTCAAGAGCCTGGGTGAGCATTACAAGGCGGAGATCATCGCCGACATCCCTGCTGGCGAGGATGTATCCATCTATGCCGAGGGTGGCTTTACCGATCTGTGCCGTGGTCCCCACGTGCCATCGACGGGCAAGCTCAAGGTGTTCAAGCTCACGAAGGTAGCCGGCGCATATTGGAGGGGTGACCATCGAAATGCGCAACTTCAGCGCATCTATGGCACAGCTTGGGCGCGCAAGGAAGACCAGGCTGCCTACCTTCAACGCCTGGAGGAAGCCGAACAACGCGACCATCGCCGCCTTGGCAAAGAGCTGGACCTGTTTCATTTCCAGGAGGAAGCTCCGGGCCTGGCCTTTTGGCATCCCAAAGGCTGGGCATTGTGGCAAGCGGTCGAGCAATACATGCGGAGCGTGTACCGCCAGAGTGGCTATCAGGAAGTGCGCGCGCCGCAGGTGCTTGACGTCAGCCTGTGGAAGCGATCTGGTCACTGGGACAATTACGCAGAGAACATGTTTTTCACCGAGTCGGAGAAGCGTCAGTACGCGCTCAAGCCGATGAATTGTCCGGGCCACGTGCAGATTTTCAACGCAGGGCTTCGAAGTTATCGTGACCTGCCGATTCGTTACGGGGAATTCGGTGCGTGCCATCGCAACGAGCCATCAGGCGCCCTGCACGGGTTGCTGCGCGTGCGCGGGTTCACGCAGGATGATGGGCACATCTTTTGCACCGAAGATCAGATCGAATCCGAGGTCACGGCTTTTCACCGGCAGGCCATGCAGGTTTATGCCGATTTTGGGTTTACCGATATTGATTTGAAGATTGCGCTGCGCCCCGACAAGCGCATTGGCGATGAGGACGTATGGGATAAGGCGGAAGGCGCCCTGCGGGCCGCACTCAATGCGTGCGGTGTGGCGTGGACCGAGTTGCCGGGCGAAGGCGCGTTCTACGGACCCAAGATTGAATATCACATGAAGGACTCCATCGGCCGAGCCTGGCAGGTGGGGACGATGCAAGTCGATTTTATGATGCCCGAACGTCTGGATGCGTCATACGTCGACGAACGCTCGTCGCGGCGCCGCCCCGTGATGTTGCACCGCGCCATCGTTGGGTCGATGGAGCGCTTCATCGGTGTGCTCATCGAGCACCATGCGGGAGCGTTGCCGATATGGCTAGCGCCCTTGCAGGCCGTCGTTTTGAGCATTACGGAAGAATCTGCCGCTTATGCGGCAGAAGTGACACAAGAGCTGAAAAAACAAGGCCTTAGAGTTGACTGTGATTTGCGTAACGAGAAAATCACCTATAAAATCCGCGAGCATTCGTTGCAAAAAATTCCCTATCTGCTCGTGGTCGGCGGAAAGGAGCGTGAATCGCAGGCGGTTGCTGTGCGGGCACGTGGCAACAAAGACCTGGGTGTGCTGCCCCTTTCCGAGTTCTGCCAAAGAGCGCTTAAGGAAGTTGCTGATTTGCAATAG
- a CDS encoding alpha/beta fold hydrolase, whose product MADASEARLDFVQCIHPGGLHRMAYWEWGDADNPDVVVCVHGLSRQGRDFDRLARALQGRFRVVCPDVAGRGRSDWLANPMHYQLPQYTADMVTLLARLNPRRLAWVGTSMGGLIGMGLAGLQGSTIHALVLNDIGPSIAADGLQRIAGYVGQRTAFSNVQEAADYLEQISAGFGPHTPQEWLELTKPMLVPDGAGWRLHYDPRINVAFAQVTPEAAQAGEQALWALYDRITAFTLVLRGAESDILAASTAQSMTQRGPKADYVSLPGVGHAPTLMHEDQIQLVMRFLLRHTDLP is encoded by the coding sequence ATGGCGGACGCCTCTGAAGCGCGGCTCGATTTCGTGCAATGTATACATCCTGGCGGGTTGCACCGCATGGCCTATTGGGAATGGGGCGATGCGGATAACCCGGACGTTGTCGTCTGTGTTCATGGCCTGTCGAGGCAAGGGCGGGACTTCGATCGTTTGGCACGGGCCCTGCAAGGTCGCTTCCGCGTGGTGTGCCCGGATGTTGCAGGCCGCGGGCGGTCGGACTGGCTAGCCAACCCCATGCACTATCAGTTGCCCCAATACACGGCGGACATGGTGACGCTCTTGGCGCGGCTCAACCCACGGCGACTGGCTTGGGTTGGAACCTCCATGGGAGGGCTGATTGGCATGGGATTGGCGGGATTGCAGGGCAGCACCATTCATGCGCTGGTGCTGAACGACATCGGCCCGTCGATCGCTGCCGACGGTCTGCAGCGCATTGCCGGTTACGTTGGGCAGCGCACGGCGTTCTCGAACGTGCAGGAAGCGGCGGACTACCTTGAGCAGATCTCCGCCGGTTTTGGTCCGCATACCCCGCAGGAATGGTTGGAACTCACCAAGCCGATGCTGGTGCCCGACGGCGCCGGTTGGCGTTTGCATTACGACCCACGCATCAACGTAGCCTTCGCGCAGGTCACACCGGAAGCGGCACAGGCAGGCGAGCAAGCGCTGTGGGCGCTTTATGACCGCATCACTGCGTTCACGCTTGTCCTTCGGGGCGCCGAGTCGGACATCTTGGCAGCATCCACGGCCCAATCCATGACACAGCGGGGACCAAAGGCCGATTATGTTTCGCTGCCCGGGGTCGGTCATGCACCGACACTCATGCATGAGGACCAGATTCAGTTGGTCATGCGGTTTCTGCTCCGTCATACGGACTTGCCATGA
- the yjgA gene encoding ribosome biogenesis factor YjgA gives MRTSRTSAAKPYGENAGAELDLPPSKSQLKREMQALQDLGERLAALPAHRIDVLDVSDGLRQALREMQRIHSHEGRRRHAQYIGKLMRKIDPAPLRQALLDATGDSREAIARMHLLEDWRERLLGGDDALSAFLSQYPHADAQELRQLVRATRAEQAAGKPPRQYRALFQRLKALLEPQGHESDNL, from the coding sequence ATGAGAACCTCACGCACTTCTGCAGCAAAGCCTTACGGTGAAAATGCTGGGGCCGAGCTGGACCTTCCCCCCAGCAAAAGCCAGCTCAAGCGAGAGATGCAGGCACTTCAGGATTTGGGCGAACGCCTTGCCGCGCTTCCCGCGCATCGCATCGACGTCCTTGATGTATCGGACGGCCTGCGCCAAGCCTTGCGCGAAATGCAACGCATCCACTCGCACGAGGGGCGTCGGCGCCATGCCCAGTACATCGGCAAACTCATGCGCAAAATCGACCCTGCTCCGCTGCGCCAGGCCCTCCTCGACGCGACGGGCGACAGCCGCGAGGCCATAGCGCGCATGCATCTGCTTGAAGACTGGCGAGAGCGCCTCCTCGGCGGCGACGATGCCCTCAGCGCATTCCTCAGCCAGTACCCGCACGCCGATGCACAAGAGCTGCGCCAATTGGTGCGTGCAACCCGTGCCGAACAAGCCGCCGGCAAACCCCCCCGCCAGTACCGTGCGCTCTTCCAACGACTCAAAGCTCTGCTCGAACCTCAAGGCCATGAATCCGATAACCTCTGA
- a CDS encoding extracellular solute-binding protein, with translation MRPRNITKSSKIAALLGVLAFAAATQAQAETLTILAAGTLGKTFKEAAKNFEQLHPGVTVQPQFGGSVKMVKMVTELHQPADVVAVADYSVIPKYMYAHGTQAATADWSIGFLGNAITFVYTPKSKDAGTINTKNWYKVLSQPGVQIGRSNPDTDPSGYQTLQMLDLASKYYHDPQLAEKVLANAPKTNMRDTETDLLSALQLGQIDYLAIYQSDALQHHLNYIKLPPQINLSDPRFAADYAHATAHTANGDLPGRPIVYALTIPKDAPHPKLAAEFIAYMLGPKGQALIKKNGFAPVHPAYAQHADMMPQTLRKLTVAWPGQ, from the coding sequence ATGCGCCCCCGAAACATCACCAAATCGTCCAAGATAGCTGCTTTACTCGGTGTCCTCGCCTTCGCAGCAGCCACCCAGGCCCAAGCCGAAACCCTCACAATCCTTGCCGCCGGCACCTTGGGCAAGACGTTCAAGGAAGCGGCAAAAAACTTTGAGCAATTGCATCCCGGCGTGACAGTGCAGCCACAGTTCGGTGGCAGTGTGAAGATGGTCAAAATGGTCACCGAGTTGCATCAGCCTGCCGACGTGGTGGCGGTAGCCGACTATTCGGTCATCCCGAAATACATGTACGCCCACGGAACCCAAGCGGCCACGGCCGATTGGTCGATTGGCTTTTTGGGCAACGCCATCACGTTCGTGTACACGCCGAAGAGTAAGGATGCCGGGACGATCAACACAAAGAACTGGTATAAGGTGTTGAGTCAGCCTGGCGTGCAGATCGGCCGATCCAACCCTGACACGGATCCTTCCGGCTACCAGACTCTGCAAATGCTCGATCTTGCCTCGAAGTATTACCACGATCCCCAGCTTGCAGAAAAGGTGCTCGCGAACGCGCCCAAGACGAATATGCGCGACACAGAAACTGACCTCCTGTCGGCGCTTCAACTAGGGCAGATTGACTATCTGGCGATCTACCAGTCGGATGCACTGCAGCACCACCTCAACTACATCAAGCTGCCGCCGCAAATCAACCTGAGCGATCCGCGCTTCGCTGCCGACTATGCGCATGCCACTGCGCATACAGCTAACGGCGATTTGCCAGGACGCCCCATTGTCTATGCGCTAACCATTCCCAAGGACGCACCGCACCCTAAACTCGCCGCTGAATTCATTGCCTACATGTTGGGGCCGAAGGGGCAGGCATTGATCAAGAAGAACGGCTTCGCACCGGTGCATCCGGCCTACGCCCAACATGCGGACATGATGCCGCAGACGCTGCGTAAGCTCACGGTGGCTTGGCCGGGCCAGTGA
- a CDS encoding bifunctional (p)ppGpp synthetase/guanosine-3',5'-bis(diphosphate) 3'-pyrophosphohydrolase, which produces MSATHTPADTAEQQGDSLLDKAKAYAAALLEGAVMETGEPALQHAAGASSILEAIGADVQTRAAAYLSQAATQLAKPEEQILKVFGRDLALLAMENRKLVDVFRVARNVRGQDSGHESAHHQELMRRLLLAFSQDLRVVLLRLASRLQSLRYYLAEAGQPSPEFTEESLQVYAPLANRLGLWQIKWEIEDLAFRFAQPKAYGQIARWLEEHAAQREALISEATAKIQQTLVAQGIEARISGRSKHAYSIWRKMQGKGLRLDQVMDLLALRIIVPSVDACYAALSAVHAIWTPLDAEYDDYIAKPKPNGYQSLHTVVRGPEDVPIEIQIRTQAMHDHAEQGVAAHWAYKEAGAQGYKGVAATSDYDAKIALARQLLALRREIVEQGTHARPGTAGETSPFDDRIYVLTPQARIVELDSGSTPVDFAYAVHTDLGHRCRGAHVNGALVPLNTPLRSGQTVEIVAAKQGGPSRDWLNPELGFLHSPRARAKVRAWFNAQALEQTLANGRVLVEKILQREGRTGMSLQELAAGLGFRSPEQLFERVGSDALPLRQIELHLRGAGGGAAQQASPELSLKSAKTHQQAGVLVVGVDALLTQLAKCCRPAPPDAISGFVTRGRGVSVHRADCPNARNLARQHPERVIPVTWGARGDAIYPVDLIVEASDRQGLLRDISEVFSKEKVNVIGVQTQSRGDAAHMLFTVEFAGLEKLPHALQMLREVKGVRSAARR; this is translated from the coding sequence ATGAGCGCAACGCACACGCCGGCAGATACCGCCGAGCAGCAAGGCGACTCCCTTCTCGACAAGGCAAAGGCCTACGCAGCCGCCTTGCTTGAGGGCGCGGTCATGGAGACCGGCGAGCCTGCGCTGCAACATGCGGCTGGCGCATCCAGCATTCTCGAGGCGATTGGCGCCGACGTGCAGACCCGCGCAGCGGCCTACTTGAGCCAAGCGGCAACGCAGCTTGCGAAGCCCGAGGAGCAGATTCTTAAAGTTTTCGGGCGGGATCTTGCGCTGCTGGCGATGGAAAATCGCAAATTGGTTGACGTGTTTCGCGTTGCACGCAACGTCAGGGGGCAGGACTCGGGGCATGAATCGGCGCATCATCAGGAGTTGATGCGGCGATTGCTGCTCGCGTTCTCGCAGGACCTGCGCGTCGTTCTGTTGCGGTTGGCCTCGCGCTTGCAGTCTCTGCGCTACTACTTGGCTGAGGCAGGGCAGCCGTCGCCGGAATTTACGGAGGAATCGCTTCAGGTGTATGCGCCGCTGGCTAATCGTCTTGGTCTGTGGCAGATCAAATGGGAAATCGAGGATCTTGCATTCCGTTTTGCCCAGCCGAAGGCATATGGGCAGATTGCACGCTGGTTGGAAGAGCACGCCGCGCAACGCGAGGCCCTCATCTCCGAGGCAACAGCGAAGATCCAGCAAACCCTTGTGGCGCAGGGCATCGAGGCGCGCATCAGTGGTCGCAGCAAGCATGCCTACAGCATTTGGCGCAAGATGCAGGGCAAGGGGCTTAGGCTCGACCAGGTAATGGACTTGCTTGCTCTTCGCATCATCGTACCGAGCGTGGATGCCTGTTACGCGGCTCTCAGTGCCGTGCATGCGATTTGGACTCCACTCGATGCAGAGTACGACGACTACATCGCCAAGCCGAAGCCGAACGGCTACCAGTCGCTGCATACGGTGGTGCGCGGGCCTGAGGATGTGCCGATCGAGATCCAAATTCGCACCCAGGCGATGCACGATCATGCCGAACAGGGTGTTGCCGCGCATTGGGCCTACAAAGAAGCGGGGGCGCAGGGCTACAAGGGCGTGGCTGCGACATCCGACTATGACGCGAAAATTGCACTTGCGCGTCAATTGCTTGCCTTGCGTCGTGAGATTGTGGAGCAGGGCACCCATGCGCGTCCTGGCACGGCGGGTGAGACAAGTCCATTTGATGACCGCATCTACGTGCTCACGCCCCAGGCGCGCATTGTCGAGCTCGACAGCGGTTCGACTCCTGTGGATTTCGCCTACGCCGTGCATACCGACCTCGGTCACCGATGCCGTGGCGCGCACGTGAACGGCGCGCTCGTGCCGCTTAACACGCCTTTGCGCAGTGGACAGACGGTAGAAATTGTCGCGGCTAAACAGGGCGGTCCATCACGCGACTGGCTCAACCCTGAACTTGGTTTTCTGCATTCACCGCGGGCCCGTGCAAAAGTGCGTGCTTGGTTTAACGCTCAGGCGCTGGAGCAGACGCTGGCCAATGGGCGTGTTCTGGTTGAAAAGATCTTGCAGCGCGAGGGCAGGACCGGCATGAGCCTGCAGGAGTTGGCCGCCGGACTGGGCTTCCGCAGCCCTGAGCAGTTGTTCGAGCGGGTTGGCAGCGATGCCCTGCCTTTGCGACAAATTGAGCTCCACTTGCGCGGCGCTGGGGGCGGGGCGGCCCAGCAGGCCAGTCCGGAACTTTCTCTCAAGTCGGCCAAGACGCACCAGCAGGCAGGTGTGCTCGTTGTGGGGGTGGATGCGCTCCTGACGCAGTTGGCCAAGTGCTGCAGACCCGCGCCGCCCGATGCCATCAGCGGCTTTGTCACGCGCGGACGCGGGGTCTCCGTGCATCGCGCCGACTGTCCGAACGCTCGCAATCTCGCACGCCAGCATCCTGAACGCGTGATTCCAGTGACCTGGGGCGCGCGTGGCGATGCGATCTATCCGGTTGATCTCATCGTCGAGGCTTCGGATCGGCAAGGTTTGTTGCGTGACATCTCCGAGGTGTTCTCGAAAGAGAAGGTCAATGTCATTGGAGTGCAAACGCAAAGCCGCGGAGATGCGGCGCACATGCTGTTCACCGTGGAGTTTGCCGGTTTGGAAAAGCTGCCGCACGCGTTGCAAATGCTGCGCGAGGTCAAAGGCGTGCGCAGCGCAGCGCGTCGTTAG
- a CDS encoding dihydrofolate reductase, with product MAIIAAVARNGVIGHGNALIWHLPADLAHFKRVTLGHPILMGRKTWEAIGRPLPGRRNVVISRDPAYVARGAEVAGSLHAALQLCTDAPEVFVVGGGEIYAEALPLAQQLWLTEIHADAQGDTHFPPWDRSAFVQASRDPHEATGDLPAFDFALYERKA from the coding sequence GTGGCCATCATTGCCGCAGTTGCCCGAAACGGGGTGATTGGTCATGGCAATGCCCTCATCTGGCACCTGCCTGCCGATCTCGCCCACTTCAAGCGTGTCACTTTAGGACATCCAATCCTGATGGGCCGTAAAACCTGGGAAGCCATCGGCAGGCCACTGCCGGGTCGGCGCAACGTGGTGATTAGCCGCGATCCCGCGTATGTTGCGCGAGGAGCCGAGGTCGCCGGGTCGTTACATGCTGCTTTGCAGCTCTGCACCGACGCTCCCGAGGTCTTCGTGGTGGGTGGCGGCGAGATCTACGCCGAAGCACTGCCGCTGGCACAACAGCTGTGGCTCACGGAAATCCACGCCGACGCGCAAGGCGATACACATTTTCCCCCTTGGGACCGTTCAGCGTTCGTTCAGGCGAGTCGCGATCCCCATGAAGCCACGGGCGACCTCCCTGCCTTTGACTTCGCGCTATACGAGCGCAAAGCCTGA
- the mog gene encoding molybdopterin adenylyltransferase: MNPITSDALPAADFDAVHIGLVSISDRASSGVYADEGLPALRDWLASALRNSMRFTERLVPDERETIAQTLRELVDEAGCDLVLTTGGTGPAVRDVTPEATIDVADKLMPGFGEEMRRISLHFVPTAILSRQVAAIRRSTLIINLPGQPKSIRETLEGVRDAQGQVTVRGVFTAVPYCIDLIGGPYMETNPEVCAAFRPKSAQRRPR, from the coding sequence ATGAATCCGATAACCTCTGACGCTTTGCCCGCAGCCGATTTCGACGCGGTTCACATCGGCCTGGTCTCGATCAGCGATCGTGCATCCAGCGGTGTCTATGCTGACGAGGGACTGCCAGCTCTGCGTGATTGGTTGGCAAGCGCCTTGCGCAACAGCATGCGCTTCACGGAACGTCTCGTGCCGGACGAACGCGAAACCATTGCACAGACTTTGCGTGAACTGGTGGACGAAGCTGGCTGCGACTTGGTGCTGACCACAGGCGGCACGGGCCCAGCTGTGCGCGACGTCACGCCCGAAGCCACGATAGACGTTGCCGACAAGCTCATGCCAGGGTTTGGTGAGGAAATGCGACGCATCAGTTTGCACTTCGTACCGACCGCCATTCTTTCGAGGCAGGTCGCCGCGATTCGCCGATCCACCTTGATCATCAACCTGCCGGGACAGCCCAAATCCATCCGCGAAACACTTGAAGGCGTGCGCGACGCCCAGGGGCAGGTCACCGTGAGGGGCGTCTTCACAGCCGTACCTTATTGCATCGACCTCATTGGCGGCCCCTATATGGAGACGAATCCCGAAGTCTGCGCCGCCTTTCGCCCCAAATCGGCTCAGCGACGTCCACGCTGA